Genomic window (Vitis riparia cultivar Riparia Gloire de Montpellier isolate 1030 chromosome 4, EGFV_Vit.rip_1.0, whole genome shotgun sequence):
TTGAATCTATATTCTGTTATGTATGGTCATTGGCATTGGTGTTTAGTCCCTTGACTTCTATAGCAGTCCATGGTGACATGATGAAAAAGGAAATGGAGGCAAGTGCTCTGCTGGGGTCCATGGCTTTGCAGTGAAGCTTAATGTGGTAATGCCATTCAGATCAAGATTTTGTTTTCTGGTTTTCTTTCATACTTCATTTTACTGGGGTTATGTGTTCACATCCATTGTTGACAATTTGGAGAAATTTATGAGGTTATGCAATTTGGACTACATTTGAACATatgaatttcaatattttcatctgGGAAGTTATTTTCCTTAGTCTCCAGTCTCTACTGTAGTTTCCAATAAgatgttttatattttgtgGTTTATAGATTATTGCACTTGCAATATTGTTTTCTTCTTGGAACCTATCCACGCTGTAGTAGTTTTGGGTAGATGATTATATTATGTGTTTGATATACTTcctgttttttgtttctaaagataTAAGACATAAGGTAAATCCAtacttttcatataaaaattattatatttcatgtgaaagttactactattttttatttatttttaaagatagaaACTTACATGTTATCCTTGTAATGTTGTTACTATTTTTCAGTCTTAATCTCTAGTAGTGTTTTTCTTGCTATTTTGTAGTCTTactgtttgatttttttcaaagtttttaaaggcgaAAGCGTAAGGCGAGGCGTTTTTGTGTTCGTGAGGCGAGGCGTAAGCCTCGAGGCGTTGAGGCGTAAGCTTTTTAAGCCtcacattatataattaattaatatttttaaatatataaaataaaatagcataaatagaaacatgaaaacaattcattagaatcataataaaaaaagcaTACTAGTACCCTACTTTCACAAAAAAACCATAACAAAGTCATAAAATAGATTCTAGATTCAACTATACtaataatttcaaactttaaCAAAAAACCATAACTAAGTCatcaaatagaaaatagagtcaaccataataatagttctaaacttttacaaaaaatctATAACTAAGTCATAAAATAACAACTAGAGTCAATTGTTTCAACTTAAATCCTCATCATCAaggtcatcatcatcctcatccaatGTATCAATAGTAGGAAAATGTCCACTATCATGTATCCCCATTTCATgtaaatcttcatcttcatcaattggTGTCAAATTCAACTCCTTCTCTTTGCCTTTGCCTCCACTTGTACCTAGCataaagaattaattaagtgtaaatattataagttttttttattaaatttaatcaaatttatgacttcAATTTTTGAGTACTTACTTGGTACTTCATTATGTTTCCTTTTGTAGGAATGTGAAGAAACCATGTGATCCGATGATGTTTCAATCTCTTGGGAGTTGGATGAAACAACTCTAATGGCATCAACACTGAATAACTCATTATCTTGAAGCCAACAAAGATCAAGGGGGAGGAGGGGATCTTCTTTCTCCgcaatccattcatcatccgAATCAATCTCCTCTACCAAAATCGGATcaacattttgtttcctttgtagaCTTCGCTCTCTCAATCTAGTGTTGTATCTTACATACACTAGAGCATTCAACCTTTGATGTTCaagtctatttcttttttttgtatggatctacaaataataaaagtatcaaatttatgtgttaaaatgaaataaggttCTCTAACATTGACatagaaatatatgtataaaaatttacaaaaatagaagTATTACCGACTcaaatgtgctccaatttctttcacatccCGAAGCACTACAAGTAAGGCTAAGGACTCGAATAGCAAACTTTTGCAACTCCGGTGTTGAACCTCCAAAACGCATCCACCAACTTGTAGGACTTCTTAATGTTCGAGAATCAATTGCAATACGACTCCCAAATTCACCCATTGCTTGGTCATATGAGTCCAACTGAATGTCAGCTTTTAAACGTTATTGATAATCCAACATCCTatccatgcattcaaataatcCCTTCCTCACCTCATCAGCATTAGAAAACTTATCTCCATACCGCAATTGAGGATTAAGATAATAACCCGCTGCATGTAAAGGTCGATGAAGTTGCGGAGTCCATCTTGCatcaatttttctccaaattgggcCATATTTTCTCTCCACACCTCGACAATTAAATGCAATCTTCTCCTTAGCTGAATCCatcaactcataaatataaccCATGGCTGGTCTTTCCTCTGAATCAACCTCTCTCAAGACACTAACTAATGGAACAGTGGTCTTTATGCAAAAAGCAACATGAGGCCAAAAATTTGGATCAAACAACACTGTACTTCGAGTTTTCACACCTTCTACCTTTTTAGCCCATGTGCTTGAACACCATTTTTCTGATGAGAACATTGCTATAAGAGCTTGCTTTTGCTTATAAAGACTTTGGAGAGTAAGAAATGCAGTAGCAAATCGTGTAATTGCTGGACGAAGAAGTTcatgattttttgtaaatgttctcatcaagCTAAGAACCCAAGTATGCCCATATATGAACTTCACTACTTGCCTAGCTTGAGATAGTGTAGTAGCATGGACATTTAGCTTTCCAATATCCTCCAACATCAAATCAATACAATGAGCAGCACAAGGAGTCCACCacaattttctccttttttccaTAAGCCTCATTCCAGCATTCACATAATTAGAGGCATTATCAGTGATGACTTGCACAACATtctcctctccaatttcttcaaccacctcatcaagatatttgaacatcaattccccattttttattgtatcagaAGCATCAATTGATTTCATAAACCAAGTGCCAGCAGGactattcaccaaaaaattgataagacaCCTACTCTTTCCATCTGTCCAACCAtctgacataattgaacatccatattGTTTCCAAGCTTTTTTGTGATCTTCCATAATGATACTTAGGTCATTCACCTCTTCTTTAAGAATCCATGTCCTCAATTCATGCATAGATGGAGGCTTAAACCCGGGCCCAAAATTTGCAATAGCATCTATCATAGGAAACCAATAAGGATCATTCACAGTGTTGAATGGGAGACCTTTTGAATACATGAATCTACCAATTTTTCTACAcacttccttcctttcttcttgcTTCCACTTTGAATTCAAAGTAGTTTGTCTAGGTTGTGAAGTGGTAAATTTATCCATGGGTCCCCTAGGAATAGGTTCCCCACTCCCACTTACACTCCCACTCCCACTCCCACTCCCTAATGTCCCTATTGTTTTAGACAAGGCACTCTCATGCATTGAATTAGGACCCATACCAATTTCTTGgagcaattcatttcttttcgtTTTTTGATCCTTAAAATTGGCCAATGCCTCTTTGCATTCCAATCTAGCATCTTCACTAACCTTGTTGCATGGTTTCATACCATGATGAGTTCCGGCTAAGTGATGCTTGAGTCTATTCACCCCTCCCGTGCATCTTTGATTGCAAAATTTACATCTTAAATATTGCTCCCCGGTAACTTCAAGAACATACTTCCACACAAaatcttttcttgaatttttcgaATCGGAGGaactcattctaaaaaaaaaaacaccaataataatattcaaatttctatataataatacaattgactaaaaaataataacaaagcacaattgaaagaaatttaaaaatgaaatacaaaatttaattggtttaaatttaaaaaaaaaaaccaattttttttaaatgagtttaaaaattatacacataaattttaattggaatttaataatgaaacaaagaaaattgaggtgagaattaaaattaaaccagaaataaaaaattcaaaattcacaaataattatcttttatataattttaattatatttgtaagcaatcatataaaaaacttcaaaaaaaatcttattaacaAAAGGCACATCtgatttgataaattaaaaaaaaaaaaaaaaaaaaaaaaagatgaaaaacctactgggagagagagaaaaaacgTGGACGGGAAGTGTGGGCTGTGAGCTTGTGGGAGAATTTAAatgtgagagagaaaaaaggctttaaaacttaaatagaTGTACAGCACGCACATctgatttgataaaaaaaaaaaaaaattaggatgagGAGCCGACGCCCGTGTGGATCgcagagagagagatgaagaaGGAGAAACCATGGAAGAGGGGGTTCGCAACATACCTGGAGATGAGAGGGATTGCCGCCGGAGAAGATCGCTGCGATTGGTCGCCGCCGAGGGTGAGCACTCCGTCGCCGCTTGACTGGAAGAGGTAGGGTTTCGTTTTGGGTTTGTTTTCAGTCGGGATTGGGGTTTTAGGGattacttagggttttttttaagTCTCTGTTCATTGCCACATCAGATCCGACGAAGCGTACGCCTCACCGGAAAAGCGTGAAAGGCGCGATCAAAGCGCGCCTCAATCACGCCTCACCAAAAAAGCGTACGCCTTTCAGGTGTTTCGCTTTATTTTTAACGCCTCAACGCGTTTTCGCTGCGCCTCGCCTCAAGGCGCGCCTCAAGGCGCGCCCCACAAACGCCtttaaaaacattgattttttttgctCAAAATCTCTCCAAATTTCTTCTTGGTTGACTGGAAAACATGATGAGCCTATGTTTTGCAACGAATTTCCATCTATGGTCACTATTTTCCTCACCTCCCCTGAATCCATTTCGGAAGTCTGTGTATGTCCATGGAAGATTCCACAAAGACCCTTGAAattaaatgtgatttttttttatttttttaaaaaaaataaaaggtataaaaaaaaattccttattgactaaacaagaagaaaattagCATAACACACTTAAAAATCTTCTTTGTCATCCATATGTAGGAATGTAAGAGAAATTCAAATGTTATAACATCATTATTGAAAGCGATTACATCAGTTAAGAAAAGAAAGGATGGAAGGAGCAGCATTGGGTCAAAGGCTTCAATAAGAAGAAAGCCTGAGCCTATCTGTTAAGCATTGGTCAGATTTGGGTTGGGCCACTTGAAATCTAATGTTTGAGATAAAAAAACCTCTAGGTATAAGCCGATTGGAAGGGATTCAAGGTTTGTCTTAGTGCAGTGGGGCCTTTCTAATAGAGGGGTAAATGGATATGAAGTAGTTTATCAATTGCAAAGTAAATCCTTGATGTACTTGGTTTGAGAGATACGGTCCTTTGATTGTATGCCTTACTTGAATGCCTAAGAAATAGTCTACTTCACTAAGATCCTTCAAGGCAAAGTTCTTATTGAGAGTTTAAACTTCTTCATTGTTGTACCTGGTAACTaatatgtcatcaacatagactaagACAAATATCTTATGAATAGTAGTAAACTGAATAAAAAGTGATTGATTTGATCTAGTTGAGATGAATCCAAAGGTAAGAAGAACATTACGTAGTTTCTCAAACCAAACTCCAGGggcttgctttaatccatataagGATTTGTGTAATTTGCATACCAAATTAGGTTGCTTAGGATCCACAAATCCAAGAGGTTGTTCCATAAACACCTCTTCCTATATGTCTCCTTTAAAAAATGCATtgttaaaatccaattttgccTAATAGCCCAATTCCTTGCTAGTTAACACCACTTTGATAGTTGTTGGCTTAACTATGGAGTTAAAAGTTCCATTAAAGTTAGAAGTCAACCCCCTGATGAAAGCCTTTAGCTACTAACCTAGTTTTTTGCTTGTTAATTATCCCGTCAGAATTCTCTTTAACCTTGAGCACCCTCGTATAACTAATTGATTTTTCTCCTATGTGGTAGAGACACTAAGGaccatgttttgtttttctttagtgCTAAGAATTCATCTATCATAGCTATTTTCCATTGTTCTTGTTGTAAAGCATCAACAACTAAACTAGGCTCTAGTGTTGCAACATAAACCTTTCGGTTGAAAATCCCATCTTTTTTGACATGGTTAGCATCTTGTGACAATTTCCATGACAATTTCCAAACACTAGCATAGAATAGTTTGGAGAGGAGTGAAACAAGACTTCCAAAGGAGTTCTCCAATGTAAAACTAAAGGAGGTAGCCTATTGTATAGGAAAACGATAGCTCTAAAGGCCTTATCTCATTGCTTTAAAGGCATAGAAGATTTAGCTAATAGAGTTTTCTACTATATGATGATGCTTTCTCTCTGCAATCCCATTTTGTTCATGAGTATGGGGACAATAATTTCTATGAATTATATTATGAGACACTAagagatatataaaaaaagctCTATATTCTCCTTTTCAATCAATTTGAATAGTCTTTAGTTTATAACCATGCTTCAACTCAACTTGTgttttgaaatttgagaaaCTTTGAAGAGCATCTAACTCATGCCTTAGCAAAAAGATATAAGTGAAATGAGAGAATGCATCTATAAAGCTAATGTAATGTCTATAACCATTGGATTTGAGAGGGTCTTCTTTAGTCAGAGTAAACCAATTGTGAAGGTTTTATGTAGGTTGTGTAAGATAATCAGAAAACTTATGAATTTTACCAAGACAACAAACTAAATAGAAATAATGAGAGTTTGAATTAGGAAAATGTATTTTGCAATTTGTGAACATTAGAGAAGTTTCCTCATGTAAGATCAATTCTAGAAGTTGGTACCAAGATAGCAAACTaaatagaaagaaatgagagtttgAATTAGGAAAAGCTATTTTGCAATTTATGAACATTAGAGAAGCTTCCTCATGTAAGATCAATTCTAGAAGTTGGTACCAAATGGAACTAAAATCATTTAGACCATGTTCGATTGGCCTGATATAATATTAGATAGAATAAGAAAGGGGATAACATATCTTATTAGTGATTAAATAAGTTATGAATAATCCTATCTTATGTTGAATTAAACATGAGATAAATAAGTGTTGAGATATATTatctatatttctttttatattcattttacaTGTGATGTCTTAatcttaaattatgatataGGATATAAACAtcttatatatatcataaatttattttttattatgttttttttaattttttgtactacttttttttttaatcaaaataacaacttttgattaaaaataaataaatttgtgattaaaaaagaaaaattataaaataaactacatgtattatttaatatttttttatatattaaacaacataatataaaaatattatttataaatttaaaatattttaattaataataaatattgttaaacttaaaagaaatttcacatttttgtaataacaaatattataatgcaatataatttttattttaaataaatattaaatattgaaagataatatatatttcattttatttttgttctcattTTCATACTAAATATAATCATAACATTCAAATCTTGTTGTATATTTACGATAGGATATCATATTCATTGAATATAATATTCTAGAATATCAtgtcttattgaaaatgatattttatgatataCATTTTGTCAATTTAATTGGTTAAAAGTGATGTAATAATTcccaaatttatgaatttaatcattctcatatttatttttacttaaaaattaactcattttttattttttacatagatactttttatcatttcaagtatttatatgtatatattttaaaataaattattatttttataagaaaatgacGAGGGTAATTttgttaaaacaaaaaaaaaaattataattggggTTTTCACCAtccttttaataaaacaatcacaTTTTTTATCCTATAATATACTAAAATAGGCATATTCTATTCTATTCCAATAAACAAACTATAATacaaccatatatatatatatatatatgacttaatttcatttagaagTTTGGTACAAATGCATTCAATCACtatggttatgtttgatttatgagaagtaccaagaaaaaaaatggtaagaaaaatgattttatcatgtttattataattttttttaaagaaaattaaatctaattaaaattaattagaaatttatgcatgttgaaattatttaatttttctattgataaattaaaataaataaaataagtttgaagtaataaataaaaatgatttattgattttaattttaattttaatttttcttaattttttttttctcttgctttttctcccttttttttttttcacatttttcttcaaattttttgggagCTTATTAGTTTCAATTTTTGTCAATTAACAttcttgtaaatttattttatttatttatttagtgagATTTcctctcaaaataatttaaataagaatgtttaacaattttttaaaaattaaaatttatttttaaaatattaaaatttatatatatatatataatatttatagggatgataacaaatgaaatttgaaatttgtggtGGTTTAGTGTGTGAACGAAATTaatcccatatatatatattttgatacatATGATATGGCCTTTGTTTATCCCTTGTTTATAGCCAaccaaaaaatagaattaattttggtgttttttttatgCTATGAGTTAACCGACTTGTCAGCCGAACCAAAGCCTAAACCGTCCAACCAAGGAAGCGGCGTGTATTACAAGTCACGATCTTATCAAGAAGAGAAGTCCAACACCTTCTCATCAATGGGATACACGTGTCAGCAGATCCCTGACCACACAAAGAGGCTGAACTGTAGCCAGCTAATAACATCCGTCGATATCTAACGTTCCAGCAAAAAGCAAGGCACCGACTCTCCTTCCCTTGGTTGCATATTAGCCGTCGATCTTTCCAGGAATCCTAAATCTCAACCGCTTATTGCCTAGGGCTCCTTTATATAATTCTGGTTCCTTCTTATCTGAAACCCAGGACTTCCCGTTATCGCCTCCTCTGTCGAGTCTTTTAATTTTCGTTTTGCAGATCTATAGTCCTTCGG
Coding sequences:
- the LOC117913522 gene encoding uncharacterized protein LOC117913522 → MGEFGSRIAIDSRTLRSPTSWWMRFGGSTPELQKFAIRVLSLTCSASGCERNWSTFESIHTKKRNRLEHQRLNALVYVRYNTRLRERSLQRKQNVDPILVEEIDSDDEWIAEKEDPLLPLDLCWLQDNELFSVDAIRVVSSNSQEIETSSDHMVSSHSYKRKHNEVPSTSGGKGKEKELNLTPIDEDEDLHEMGIHDSGHFPTIDTLDEDDDDLDDEDLS